TAACACTTAACTTTCCAAGTCTTTacttctaggaaaaaaaaaagaaaaaaaaaactttccaagCCTTCAAAATTCCAAACAATTATTACAAAAGACATGGTGAAAcgtttttcatgattttataCTTCTGTACCACACGATTTCAAGATTGAAGGAATCTAGCATATCAAAGACTAAAAAAAGCATggtgataaataaataagtatatatatatatatataaaaatatatatattctcaaactTTTCTTAGCTGTTACTTTGACAATCTCGGCCTTGTTTGATCTGTTTTGTGTGTTCTATTCTATGCAATTTTTTTCCATTACCAATAGgcaaaaggaagaaaggaagactATAACACTTAACTTTCCAAGTCTttacttttagaaaaaaaaaaaaaaaaaaaaaaaaaaaaaaaaaaaaaaaaaaaaaaactttccaagTCTACCTACGTGACCctgacaaaaagaaagaaaaaggtgaAACCCACAGCCACAATTGTTGACTGTGAGAGACAACCACAATTGTTGACCGTGTGAGTGCAATCACACAGCCACAATTGTGTTTCAAACTCTTTCGctgcaaaagaaagaaaaatgagaaacccACAGACACAATTGTTGACCGTGTGAGTGCAATCACACAGCCACAATTGTTGACTGTGTGTGCGCTGTGGAAGCGGGAATTGTTCCTACATAATACTCGAGTGTCTTAAACTAGAGGAACACTTCCAacgaactcaagttccatgtaaTTGAGTTTTgtgtggcattttttatggTACTCAATTATcttaaactcgagtttcacatacttgagttttaaaaaagtgatacattgctaaatatttttcaaacagtggtaaaacactaataatttcaaaaaatagtggtatttggctatttttgCTGCTAAAGCAAAAATAGGCTAACCTAGATTTGACTAAGACTGGTTTGAATATGAGTTCCCTAGCACCAAACCGTTGGGTCTTTGCATGGATTCTCTAGCGCTATTAtacacaatttaaaattttaatttatctgAGGAAAAAGCAATGGATGACATAAAACTGATCATTATAACATGATTGCTACAAATTTGATTATTATCACATGTTCAATTTGCAATTCTGTaatttatatcaaacaatttttATATGGTCCAAAATTTCAAGACTATAGCTTTTCAAGTCTTGGAAGTTTCAAACAATGACCAAAGATTTGGTGAGACATTAACAAGATTAAAGTATTCTAatggttgataaaattattattattattattgaaatctaaagttgataaaattattattattattattaataaacagTAGCTATTATGATAAACAGTAGATATAGCTAACCCGAATaacctgattttttttattgtcagagctactttttattttattttttttaataagaagttACTTTTTATAAATCAATGAATCTACATCGAATAATTCTATAGTCCAAAAACTCTACACTGCACACTAGTGACCCACAACCACTAGACCTTAATTGTAGGCCACAAGACcatagttattattaattaacgggttaaagatatataaggtccgtttggattgaatttattattgctgaaattgaaaattgaaaatactatagtaaaataaattttaaatgtgtaaatagtatcgtgATATCTGTAAACAGTACGTAAACAGTATATGAACAGTAggtaaacaatatttttactgTTCAcatgcaggaaaaaaaaaaaaaaaaaaaaaaaaaagggcatgaAATCGCAGAGTGACCAACAGGACCTTGAATTTTCCAAGTCATTGGCCCAACccataaaataagctaattcgAGGGATTAAAACTTGGTGCTGATAATCCTGGTTATGTTCCCTCTCCTGATAATCGTGGCTGCCTATAAATATATCTATGCCATCTCAATTTCTAACAAAACACCCTAAATACATATATCCATCTACCTTCTAATTTCTATCAAAGCCAGAGCAAATATGGGGCGGGTacctttctttctcattttcttcctcttcctttctctgcctaattcatctctctcttctttttcttttaactcaTCTACGCCTCTTTGCCTTTCCGACCAAAGCTCTGCTTTGCTCCATTTCAGAAACTCTTTTTTTGTTGGCGATTCTGATAACAATTGTGATTATCCTCCGAAGAATTCGTGGAAAATGGGTACAAATTGTTGTGGGTGGGATGGGGTCACCTGTGATACGATGACAGGTCATGTCATTGCTGTCGACCTCAGTTGCAGTCGCCTTGTAGGTCCCATCCATCCCAATAGCACCCTTTTCTCTCTTCGCCATCTCCAGCGGCTCAACCTCGCTTACAACGATTTCGTTGACTCTACAATTTCATCTAAGTTTGGTGGCTTTGCGAATATGACGCATCTCAACCTCGCTTACTCCTCCGTTGCTGGTAATTTCCCATCCGAAATCTCCCACTTATCCAAACTGGTTTCACTTGATCTCACTTTTAATTCTTTCATGAGAATTGAAACACGTAGTCTGAAAAGGCTTGTTCAAAACCTAACCCATCTAACTGAActtgttttggattttgttgACATGTCTTCTGTTTCACCTAATTCTTTCATGAATTTGTCTTCCTCTTTGACATCTCTTCGTCTTTCTGTCTGTGGATTGAAAGGGAGATTCCCAAATAATATATTCCACCTCCCAAACCTCCAGCTGCTCGATCTAAGTTACAACAACAATCTCACCGGTTCCCTTCCAACGTATAACTGGAGTACTCCTCTCAAGTCCTTGCATCTCTCTGGAACCGAATTCCCAATCGACTTACCTAATTCAGTCAGCAATCTCAAGTCCTTAAAAGAATTGTacattggtggatgcaatttcATAGGTTCATCGTCTCCAACATTTCTTTCAAATCTCACACAAATAACTTCCTTGGACCTTTCATATAATAACTTTGGTGGTCAATTTCCATGGTCCCTCCTAAACTTTGAAGTACTCACTTACTTAGATCTCtcaaacaacaatttcataGGTCAACTTCCAGATCTTTCTTTAAACTGGACACAAGTTTCTTCTTCAAACAGTTCTTCTTCAAACAGTTCTTCCAGTAGTCAGTCAGTCAGTCAAATTCCTTCCAAATTGGTACGTCTCTCTTTATCTCATAACTTACTGAATGGCACTATACCATCTTGGTTGTATGACATACCATCTTTACATGAATTATCTCTAGACAATAACCGATTCACTGGACAGATTGATGAATTCCAGCATAATTCTTTATATTATCTTGATTTGGGTAATAACAACCTACATGGCCACATTCCAATCTCAATTGCTAAACTTGTGAGCCTTAACCATCTAAATATTTCCTTCAATAATATTAGTGGTCCTCTAGAGTCAAGCATGTTCTCAAAGCTCAAAACTCTCCAAACAATTGATCTTTCACATAATCCTCTGTTATCATTCAGCAACTATAGCATTGTAGACTATACTTTGCCCAAACTTTGGGATTTGCATTTGTCATCTTGCAATATAAGTGACTTTCCGGATTTTATAAAATCCATGGAAAGTTTAGCATATTTAGACCTTTCCAATAACCAAATCAAAGGCAATATTCCGATGTGGTTGTTGGAGGTGGGGAAGAATTTGCATGTTCTTGATCTTAGTCACAATTTTCTTCAAGGACCACTTCCAATACCTCCGTCGAGCATTGAATTCTTTTTAGTCTCAAGGAATAATTTTAGTGGAAACATACCTTCCTTGATTTGTAATATCACTTTCCTCAATGTCCTTGATTTGTCTCATAATCACTTGAGTAACATGGTTCCTTTGTGTTTGGGAAACTTTAGTCATTCTCTCACAGTCTTAGATTTGAGAAGTAACAAACTTAATGGCACCATTCCAGCAACTTTTGCAAAGGGAAACTACTTGAGAAGTCTTAACCTCAATGACAATCAATTGGAAGGGTCATTGCCAAGATCGTTGATCAATTGCCGAAGGTTGGAAGTTCTAGATCTTGGTAACAACAAGATAAGTGGCACCTTCCCTCATTGGTTGGAGAGTCTTCCAGAGTTACGGGTTCTTGTTTTGCGATCAAACAAGTTTCATGGTGCCATAGCCAATCCCAAAACCAAATTCTCTTTCCCTAATTTACGAATCATAGACCTCTCTCACAATGAATTCCATGGTCTTTTGccaacaaaatatttcaatcattttaaagCCATGATGAGCATGAATGCAAATAATGgtaaattgaaatatatgggTGATAGCTATTATCACGATTCTGTGATGGTCACCATGAAAGGATTTAATATTGAAATGGTGAAAATCCAAAATCTCTTTACAACCATTGATTTCTCAAACAATAGTTTCAGGGGGGAGATTCCAAAGTCAATTGGAATGCTTAAGTCACTCAAGGGGCTTAACTTTTCGCACAATAGCCTTATAGGTCATATGCCTCCATCAATGGGAAATTTGAGAAATCTTGAATGGTTAGATCTCTCCTCAAACATGCTCACAGGGGAAATTCCAGGACAATTAGTAGATATTACATCGCTTGAAGTTTTAAATCTATCAGAAAATCATCTTGTGGGGATGATACCACGAGGTAATCAATTCAATACGTTTGAAAATGTTTCTTACTTTGGAAACTTGGGGTTATGTGGATTTCCATTGACAAGAACTTGTGACAATGTTGAGGGACAACTACCATTGCCATCATTAACCATTCAGGACAATGATTTCAAGTTTGTAAATTGGTTTCATTGGAAAGTTGTATTGTTGGGGTACGGATGTGGATTCATACTTGGATTAGGTTTGGGTTATCTTGTGTTATCAAGTGAAAAACCGAAATGGCTTGTTAATATTGTTTATGGTGAACGATGTAACATGGTTCAAAGATCCAAAAATAATGCTCATGGAA
This genomic stretch from Quercus robur chromosome 4, dhQueRobu3.1, whole genome shotgun sequence harbors:
- the LOC126720634 gene encoding receptor-like protein Cf-9 isoform X3, which gives rise to MGRVPFFLIFFLFLSLPNSSLSSFSFNSSTPLCLSDQSSALLHFRNSFFVGDSDNNCDYPPKNSWKMGTNCCGWDGVTCDTMTGHVIAVDLSCSRLVGPIHPNSTLFSLRHLQRLNLAYNDFVDSTISSKFGGFANMTHLNLAYSSVAGNFPSEISHLSKLVSLDLTFNSFMRIETRSLKRLVQNLTHLTELVLDFVDMSSVSPNSFMNLSSSLTSLRLSVCGLKGRFPNNIFHLPNLQLLDLSYNNNLTGSLPTYNWSTPLKSLHLSGTEFPIDLPNSVSNLKSLKELYIGGCNFIGSSSPTFLSNLTQITSLDLSYNNFGGQFPWSLLNFEVLTYLDLSNNNFIGQLPDLSLNWTQVSSSNSSSSNSSSSSQSVSQIPSKLGCNASVLLDASNGDENHSTERQAIPVLTLRGFDKIDSIKEELEKAYPG
- the LOC126720634 gene encoding receptor-like protein 7 isoform X2; amino-acid sequence: MGRVPFFLIFFLFLSLPNSSLSSFSFNSSTPLCLSDQSSALLHFRNSFFVGDSDNNCDYPPKNSWKMGTNCCGWDGVTCDTMTGHVIAVDLSCSRLVGPIHPNSTLFSLRHLQRLNLAYNDFVDSTISSKFGGFANMTHLNLAYSSVAGNFPSEISHLSKLVSLDLTFNSFMRIETRSLKRLVQNLTHLTELVLDFVDMSSVSPNSFMNLSSSLTSLRLSVCGLKGRFPNNIFHLPNLQLLDLSYNNNLTGSLPTYNWSTPLKSLHLSGTEFPIDLPNSVSNLKSLKELYIGGCNFIGSSSPTFLSNLTQITSLDLSYNNFGGQFPWSLLNFEVLTYLDLSNNNFIGQLPDLSLNWTQVSSSNSSSSNSSSSSQSVSQIPSKLVRLSLSHNLLNGTIPSWLYDIPSLHELSLDNNRFTGQIDEFQHNSLYYLDLGNNNLHGHIPISIAKLVSLNHLNISFNNISGPLESSMFSKLKTLQTIDLSHNPLLSFSNYSIVDYTLPKLWDLHLSSCNISDFPDFIKSMESLAYLDLSNNQIKGNIPMWLLEVGKNLHVLDLSHNFLQGPLPIPPSSIEFFLVSRNNFSGNIPSLICNITFLNVLDLSHNHLSNMVPLCLGNFSHSLTVLDLRSNKLNGTIPATFAKGNYLRSLNLNDNQLEGLEVLDLGNNKISGTFPHWLESLPELRVLVLRSNKFHGAIANPKTKFSFPNLRIIDLSHNEFHGLLPTKYFNHFKAMMSMNANNGKLKYMGDSYYHDSVMVTMKGFNIEMVKIQNLFTTIDFSNNSFRGEIPKSIGMLKSLKGLNFSHNSLIGHMPPSMGNLRNLEWLDLSSNMLTGEIPGQLVDITSLEVLNLSENHLVGMIPRGNQFNTFENVSYFGNLGLCGFPLTRTCDNVEGQLPLPSLTIQDNDFKFVNWFHWKVVLLGYGCGFILGLGLGYLVLSSEKPKWLVNIVYGERCNMVQRSKNNAHGRTR
- the LOC126720634 gene encoding receptor-like protein 7 isoform X1, producing MGRVPFFLIFFLFLSLPNSSLSSFSFNSSTPLCLSDQSSALLHFRNSFFVGDSDNNCDYPPKNSWKMGTNCCGWDGVTCDTMTGHVIAVDLSCSRLVGPIHPNSTLFSLRHLQRLNLAYNDFVDSTISSKFGGFANMTHLNLAYSSVAGNFPSEISHLSKLVSLDLTFNSFMRIETRSLKRLVQNLTHLTELVLDFVDMSSVSPNSFMNLSSSLTSLRLSVCGLKGRFPNNIFHLPNLQLLDLSYNNNLTGSLPTYNWSTPLKSLHLSGTEFPIDLPNSVSNLKSLKELYIGGCNFIGSSSPTFLSNLTQITSLDLSYNNFGGQFPWSLLNFEVLTYLDLSNNNFIGQLPDLSLNWTQVSSSNSSSSNSSSSSQSVSQIPSKLVRLSLSHNLLNGTIPSWLYDIPSLHELSLDNNRFTGQIDEFQHNSLYYLDLGNNNLHGHIPISIAKLVSLNHLNISFNNISGPLESSMFSKLKTLQTIDLSHNPLLSFSNYSIVDYTLPKLWDLHLSSCNISDFPDFIKSMESLAYLDLSNNQIKGNIPMWLLEVGKNLHVLDLSHNFLQGPLPIPPSSIEFFLVSRNNFSGNIPSLICNITFLNVLDLSHNHLSNMVPLCLGNFSHSLTVLDLRSNKLNGTIPATFAKGNYLRSLNLNDNQLEGSLPRSLINCRRLEVLDLGNNKISGTFPHWLESLPELRVLVLRSNKFHGAIANPKTKFSFPNLRIIDLSHNEFHGLLPTKYFNHFKAMMSMNANNGKLKYMGDSYYHDSVMVTMKGFNIEMVKIQNLFTTIDFSNNSFRGEIPKSIGMLKSLKGLNFSHNSLIGHMPPSMGNLRNLEWLDLSSNMLTGEIPGQLVDITSLEVLNLSENHLVGMIPRGNQFNTFENVSYFGNLGLCGFPLTRTCDNVEGQLPLPSLTIQDNDFKFVNWFHWKVVLLGYGCGFILGLGLGYLVLSSEKPKWLVNIVYGERCNMVQRSKNNAHGRTR